Proteins from one Balearica regulorum gibbericeps isolate bBalReg1 chromosome 34, bBalReg1.pri, whole genome shotgun sequence genomic window:
- the BLVRB gene encoding flavin reductase (NADPH) produces MATVKSLVIFGGTGRTGLTTLAQALEEGYAVTVLVRDRARLPAQHQPARVVLGDVRDPAAVDEAVKGQDAVIILLGTRDDLGPTTVMSEGTKNIVTAMKAHGVRKVVACLSAFLLWDLQKVPPRLVPVTEDHIRMHRILQDSGLDCVYVMPPHIADDKPLTGDYMVTVGASGGSRVISKHDLGHFLLRCLRTSCYDGKSVYVSRDYSKD; encoded by the exons ATGGCCACCGTCAAGAGCCTCGTCATCTTCGGTGGCACCGGCAGGACCGGGCTGACCACGCTGGCCCAGGCCCTGGAGGAgg GGTATGCAGTGACAGTGCTGGTGCGGGATCGGGCCCGTCTGCCGGCGCAGCATCAGCCGGCTCGCGTGGTACTGGGGGACGTGCGGGACCCCGCGGCTGTGGACGAGGCCGTCAAGGGACAGGACGCCGTCATCATCCTCCTGGGGACAAGGGACGACCTGG gccccacCACGGTGATGTCTGAGGGTACCAAGAACATCGTGACGGCCATGAAAGCCCATGGCGTCCGTAAGGTGGTCGCCTGCCTCTCAG ctttcctgctgtGGGACCTGCAGAAGGTGCCCCCTCGGCTGGTGCCGGTGACAGAGGACCACATCCGCATGCACCGTATCCTGCAGGATTCGGGGCTCGACTGTGTCTACGTCATGCCCCCCCACATCGCCG ATGACAAGCCGCTGACCGGAGACTACATGGTGACGGTGGGTGCGTCCGGTGGTTCCCGGGTCATCTCCAAGCATGACCTCGGCCATTTCCTTCTCCGCTGCCTCCGCACCTCCTGCTACGATGGGAAAAGCGTCTACGTTTCCCGGGATTATTCCAAGGATTAG
- the SIPA1L3 gene encoding signal-induced proliferation-associated 1-like protein 3: MSSHRPPRHDGADAEGCLPAFWAQNGSLPTVGGEPPRLAPTTPAVPKMGVRARIADWPPKRDAAKDVGTSPCREAAGSRDAACCRGFTGGQQPLTGVSGFKALHRLARRRSKDVEFQEGWPRSPARGLAPLRHRSSSEVTLSECDPEEPAEPRGTKLGGGAGLFREYGSTSSIDVQGISEQSFFDMLNEFRTKKPDRRAVTPECLGEAGFPPGSYPGIKTEGRNGPRDEPSVLSKEKPRRRCPKGDAGGESIFKKLRSGRNEGEPGKELEEPRAPEPGKAWVCQKSFAHYDVQSMLFDLNAVAINRAVVAQRRNTTTGASAASAATIRASGLGGSDSAFASTEDLNCKENLEHDVGDNTSNELLLSCPHFRNEIGGSGERNVSFSKASVGSPGMLTAKEGFPEPVLDVRPTNAGVSVLEVPKELQRNPNRLKHYSVEHVDLGARYYRDYFHGKEHSNYFGVDEKLGPVAVSIKREKLEDHKDHGPQYQYRIIFRTSELITLRGSILEDATPTATKHGTVRGLPLKDALEYVVPELNIHCLRLAVSTPKVTEQLLKLDEQGLCRRHKVGILYCKAGQSSEEEMYNNEDAGPPFEEFLSLLGEKVCLKAFSKYAAQLDTKTDSTGTHSLYTTYQDYEIMFHVSTMLPYTPNNRQQLLRKRHIGNDIVTIIFQEPGALPFTPQNIRSHFQHVFIIVRAHNPCTDNVCYSVAVTRSKDVPPFGPPIPNGITFRKSDVFRDFLLAKVINAENASHKSDKFHTMATRTRQEYLKDLAENCVTNTPIDSAGKFNLISLASKKKEKMKARAGAEQHSAGAIAWRVSAQDFARGAEISCALGISNEFVVLLDLSAKEVVFNCFCGDVIGWTADTSTVKIFYGRGDHIFIRVAEGGPEDIKEIVQRLKVMTDGCETVDMTLRRNGLGQLGFHVKYDGTVAEVEDYGFAWQAGLRQGSRLVEICKVAVVTLTHDQMIDLLRTSVTVKVVIIPPHEDGAPRRGWAESLELNNAEPKGETESLPSGYRPPYRSNAGWQWSGPASHNTTPAGKWAEPLPIGHGQAIGRLAKQPTVSYREPQPLHSKRPVSFPETPHPTSSSPAGVERAQPYRQPSGSFSAPGSTGTAYARYKPSPERYVASQRPPLPFEPHAGHDGPSSGDSSSGGLSSHESTMERHKPEPLWHVPAQSRLPGSGGGKRSSRQEPTGKDSPNRHSKGDTQYSSHSSSNTLSSNASSSHSDERWFDVPDPVETEPDPLSKGGSSDSGIDTALYACSPGGAGPKLPRPAPQRDKVPKPPPVSYAGLQDDGGRPGDKKSEPSPTVSAGSQGKSYRHKAGTPGVSGTPGGSPDPFKQPSSNSRPGYPGYKTPSTDAPRPPNASQLSASVPKSFFSKQTVRNKHATGWKRPDEPADPKKQVDANTKNVFGQPRLRASLRDLRSPRKSYKSTIEDDLKKLIIMDSAGPEPERDGSPQKGLQRTLSDESLCGGRRDASYVAGAASLDTDVLFGNAYPSSTLPSRRQHPPATNGSLPEKKSTISASELSLDKPPLRRIDPGMMPLPDTAAGLEWSSLVNAAKAYEVQRAVSLFSLTDSALSPDPPAPPERQPTPRGTHTPFPGDPSQAPPLDLPGKVSQLEAMLKQLHSDLQKEKQDKVVLQAEVANLRQNNRRLQEESHSAARQLRRFARIFSGAVEKEEL, from the exons ATGAGCTCCCACCGCCCCCCACGGCATGACGGCGCCGATGCCGAGGGTTGCCTGCCGGCATTTTGGGCGCAAAATGGCAGCTTGCCGACGGTGGGGGGAGAACCTCCTCGCCTGGCCCCCACCACGCCAGCCGTGCCCAAAATGGGGGTGCGCGCCCGCATTGCCGACTGGCCCCCCAAGAGAGATGCTGCCAAGGATGTTGGTACAAGCCCGTGCCGGGAGGCAGCGGGCAGCCGGGATGCTGCATGCTGCCGGGGTTTTACCGGTGGGCAGCAGCCCCTCACCGGCGTTTCGGGCTTCAAAGCCCTTCACCGCTTGGCACGGCGGCGATCCAAGGATGTGGAATTTCAGGAAGGGTGGCCCCGTTCCCCAGCAAGGGGTTTGGCACCACTGCGGCACCGGAGCAGCAGCGAGGTTACACTGAGTGAGTGTGACCCAGAGGAGCCAGCAGAGCCACGGGGGACCAAGCTgggaggaggtgctgggctTTTCCGTGAGTACGGCAGCACCTCCTCTATCGACGTGCAAGGCATCTCGGAGCAGAGCTTCTTCGATATGCTCAACGAATTTCGGACCAAGAAACCAGATCGGCGAGCCGTGACGCCCGAGTGTCTCGGAGAGGCTGGTTTTCCTCCGGGATCGTATCCTGGGATCAAGACTGAGGGTAGGAACGGGCCCCGGGACGAACCGTCGGTGCTGTCCAAGGAGAAGCCCCGCAGGAGGTGTCCCAAAGGTGATGCTGGAGGTGAATCCATCTTCAAGAAGCTCCGGAGTGGCCGGAACGAGGGAGAGCCAGgaaaggagctggaggagccaCGGGCCCCCGAGCCAGGCAAGGCCTGGGTGTGCCAGAAGAGCTTCGCCCACTACGACGTGCAGAGCATGCTCTTCGACCTCAATGCCGTGGCCATCAACCGCGCTGTGGTAGCCCAACGGCGAAACACCACCACGGGTGCCTCGGCCGCTTCGGCCGCCACCATTCGTGCCAGCGGATTAGGGGGATCAGATTCAGCATTTGCCAGCACCGAAGACCTCAACTGTAAGGAGAACTTGGAACACGACGTGGGGGATAACACCAGCAATGAGCTTCTCCTCAGCTGCCCCCATTTCCGCAACGAGATCGGTGGCAGCGGCGAACGTAACGTCAGCTTCTCCAAAGCCTCGGTGGGATCTCCGGGGATGTTGACGGCCAAGGAGGGCTTCCCGGAACCCGTCCTTGACGTACGCCCCACCAATGCCGGTGTCTCGGTGCTGGAGGTCCCCAAAGAGCTACAGAGGAACCCCAACCGGCTCAAGCACTACAGCGTCGAGCATGTGGACCTCGGCGCTCGCTATTACCGGGACTATTTCCATGGCAAAG AGCACTCAAACTATTTTGgggtggatgaaaaattgggCCCGGTGGCCGTCAGCATCAAACGAGAGAAGCTGGAGGACCACAAGGACCACGGCCCCCAGTACCAGTACAGGATCATCTTCCGGACCAGTGAG ctcatCACCCTGCGCGGCTCCATCCTGGAGGACGCCACCCCCACTGCCACCAAGCATGGGACGGTCCGGGGGCTCCCGTTGAAGGATGCCCTGGAATACGTCGTTCCGGAGCTAAACATCCACTGCCTTCGCCTCGCTGTGAGCACCCCCAAAGTCACCGAGCAGCTTCTCAAGCTGGATGAACAAGGG CTCTGCCGGAGGCACAAGGTGGGCATCCTCTACTGCAAAGCTGGGCAGAGCTCGGAGGAGGAGATGTACAACAATGAGGATGCGGGACCCCCCTTTGAGgagtttctctctctccttgggGAGAAGGTTTGCCTGAAAGCCTTCAGCAAATACGCGGCCCAGCTGGACACCAAGA CTGACTCCACTGGCACCCATTCCCTCTATACCACCTACCAGGACTACGAAATCATGTTCCACGTCTCCACCATGCTCCCCTACACCCCCAACAACCGGCAGCAG CTGCTGAGGAAGAGACACATAGGGAACGATATCGTCACCATCATCTTCCAAGAACCTGGAGCTTTGCCTTTTACCCCCCAAAACATCCGTTCCCACTTCCAGCATGTCTTCATCATTGTCCGAGCCCACAACCCCTGTACCGATAACGTCTGTTATAG TGTGGCCGTCACCAGATCCAAAGACGTCCCACCCTTCGGACCCCCCATCCCCAATGGCATCACCTTCCGTAAATCTGACGTCTTCCGTGATTTCTTGCTGGCCAAGGTGATCAACGCGGAGAACGCCTCTCACAAATCGGACAAATTTCACACCATGGCCACGCGAACCCGACAGGAATACCTGAAGGATTTGGCCGAAAACTGTGTCACCAACACACCCATTGATTCCGCTGGGAAGTTTAACCTCATCTCCTTGGCTTCcaaaaagaaggagaagatgaaagCCCGAGCAGGCGCCGAGCAGCACAGTGCAGGGGCCATTGCCTGGCGTGTTTCCGCTCAGGATTTCGCTCGGGGAGCAGAGATCTCTTGTGCTTTGGGTATCTCCAACGAATTTGTGGTCTTGCTTGACCTCAGCGCCAAGGAAGTGGTCTTCAACTGCTTCTGTGGGGACGTCATTGGCTGGACTGCTGACACTTCCACCGTCAAGATCTTCTACGGCCGAGGAGATCACATCTTCATCCGCGTGGCTGAAGGAGGCCCCGAGGACATCAAGGAGATCGTGCAGAGGCTGAAG GTGATGACAGACGGCTGTGAGACAGTGGACATGACCTTGAGGAGGAACGGGCTGGGTCAGCTGGGTTTTCACGTCAAGTACGACGGCACGGTGGCGGAGGTGGAGGATTATGGTTTTGCCTGGCAGGCTGGCCTGCGGCAGGGCAGTCGGCTGGTGGAGATCTGCAAGGTGGCGGTGGTGACGCTGACCCATGATCAGATGATTGATCTGCTGCGTACCTCTGTCACAGTCAAGGTTGTCATTATCCCGCCTCACGAGGATGGAGCCCCTCGCAG GGGCTGGGCTGAGTCTTTAGAGCTGAACAACGCGGAGCCAAAGGGAGAGACGGAGAGTTTGCCTTCCGGCTACCGACCGCCATACCGGAGCAACGCCGGCTGGCAGTGGAGCGGCCCAGCATCGCACAACACAACCCCGGCGGGTAAATGGGCTGAACCGCTGCCCATCGGCCACGGGCAGGCGATTGGCCGGTTGGCCAAGCAGCCCACCGTATCCTATCGGGAACCGCAGCCCCTGCACAGCAAGAG GCCAGTCAGCTTTCCCGAAACCCCCCATCCCACCTCATCCTCGCCGGCAGGAGTGGAGAGGGCACAACCATACCGGCAGCCATCCGGCAGCTTTTCTGCGCCGGGTAGCACTGGGACAGCCTACGCTCGCTATAAACCCTCTCCAGAACG GTACGTGGCCTCGCAGCGGCCACCGTTGCCCTTCGAGCCGCATGCCGGCCATGACGGCCCCTCCAGCGGTGACTCCTCATCTGGGGGGCTCAGTAGCCATGAGAGCACCATGGAGCGGCACAAACCGG AGCCCTTGTGGCATGTGCCAGCGCAGTCCAGGTTGCCGGGGAGTGGCGGGGGCAAGCGATCCAGTAGGCAGGAGCCGACAGGCAAGGACTCTCCCAACCGGCACTCCAAG GGTGACACTCAGTATTCGAGCCACTCCAGCAGCAACACGCTCTCCAGCAACGCCTCCAGCAGCCACAGTGACGAACGTTGGTTTGACGTTCCTGATCCCGTCGAAACTGAACCGGATCCACTATCCAAAGGCGGTTCCAGTGACAGTGGCATTGACACCGCACTCTAcgcctgcagccctgggggtgcCGGTCCCAAACTCCCCCGCCCAGCGCCGCAGAGGGACAAGGTCCCCAAACCCCCACCGGTGTCTTATGCTGGTTTACAGGATGACGGCGGCCGTCCTGGTGACAAGAAGAGCGAACCGTCCCCCACTGTCAGCGCCGGCAGCCAGGGTAAAAGCTACCGGCACAAAGCGGGGACCCCTGGAGTCTCGGGGACCCCCGGTGGTAGCCCTGACCCCTTCAAGCAGCCTAG CTCAAACTCACGGCCGGGCTACCCCGGCTACAAAACCCCTTCAACCGatgccccccggccccccaaCGCTTCCCAGCTCTCCGCTTCTGTCCCCAAATCCTTCTTCTCCAAGCAGACGGTCAGGAACAAACACGCTACAGGATGGAAACGCCCCGATGAACCCGCAGACCCCAAAAA GCAGGTAGACGCAAACACCAAGAACGTTTTTGGGCAGCCGCGACTCCGGGCGTCATTGCGGGACCTTCGTTCCCCTCGCAAGAGTTACAAATCCACCATCGAGGATGATCTCAAAAAACTCATCATCATGGACAGCGCCGGCCCAGAGCCGGAGAGAGACGGG TCCCCTCAGAAAGGTCTCCAGCGAACGCTGTCAGATGAAAGCTTATGTGGCGGGCGCCGGGATGCCAGTTACGTTGCTGGCGCAGCGTCCCTGGACACCGACGTTCTTTTCGGCAATGCCTACCCTTCCAGCACCCTGCCCAGCCGCCGGCAGCACCCGCCTGCCACCAACGGTAGCCTTCCTGAGAAGAAAT CCACCATCTCTGCCTCTGAGCTGTCCCTGGACAAGCCTCCCCTGCGCCGGATCGATCCCGGAATGATGCCGTTGCCAGATACGGCGGCCGGGCTGGAGTGGTCCAGCCTGGTGAACGCCGCCAAAGCCTACGAAG TGCAGCGAGCcgtctccctcttctccctcaccGACTCGGCGCTGAGCCCTgacccccccgcaccccctgAGAGGCAGCCGACGCCACGGGGGACGCACACGCCGttccctggggaccccag CCAGGCCCCCCCTCTGGACCTGCCAGGGAAGGTGTCCCAGCTGGAAGCTATGCTGAAACAGCTCCACAGCGACCTGCAGAAG gagaAGCAGGACAAGGTGGTGCTCCAGGCAGAGGTGGCCAACCTGCGGCAGAACAACCGCCGGCTGCAGGAGGAATCTCACTCAGCCGCGCGGCAGCTGCGGCGCTTTGCCCGCATCTTCTCTGGTGCCGTTGAGAAGGAAGAGCTGTGA